Part of the Halobaculum halobium genome, CGTCTCGGCGCTCACTCACCTCGCCGACGCCGTCGTGTTCGTCCTCGACGCCTCCGGTGACTGCGGTTATCCGCTGGAGTCGCAGTTGGAACTGCTCGCGGAGGTCGAGGACCGGTTCGACGCGCCCGTACTTACCGTCTGCAACAAGAGCGACCGCTCGACTGACGTGGAGGCGGACGCGTACATGAGCGTCGCCGAGGGAGACAACGTCGACGCCGTCCTCGATATGGCGGTCGAGGCCGTCGGTTTCGAGCCCGACCTCCCCTCGCGCGGAGAGAACTGACCCCGTTATTCCGTCTCCCGCTCCCGCTCGCGGGGGTCGTCCTCGCGGAGAGCGCCCGCTTCGATCCGGCTGTCGGCGTCGAGCAGTCGGTCGATCCGGCGCTCGAACTCCTCGTCGGAGATCTCGCCGTCGGCGTAGCGGCGCTTCAGTCGCTCGATCGGTTCGTCCTCGGCGTCCGGTTTCGGTCCGGCGTTCACCGTGGCGCCGGTCCCGCGCGTCCGGCGCAGCCGATCCCACCGGACGGCGATCCACAGCAGGAAGACCGACAGGATCGCGATTGAGACCCCGGTGGCCGTCGAAGCGGGGACCGCGCCGACGTACCACAGCGCGGCGACGATCAGGATCGTGTCCACGCCGAACGCGAGGAACGTCCCGAGCATGAGTCCGGTGACGACGCGGTCATCGGAGTCGCTCACGCGAAGGCATCGATACGGCGTCGACTTTGCGGTTCCGGTCGGTCTACTCCAGCTCGTAGGTCACCGTCACCGATGCGGACACCGTCACCGGACCGGGCTCGAACGAGGTGGACGCGCCGGCGTCGGCGGCCGTCTCGTAGACGACCCGCGAGTCGTACGGCGAGACGCCCGCCGAGCCAACCCGCATCGACAGCTCCGTTCCGACCGAGCGGTCGGCCGCGCCGGCGGCCGTTTCGGCGGTCCCGCGGGCGTCGCCCACGGCGGCCGCGAGCGCCTCCTCGCGGAGTTCGGCGCGGCGCTCGTCGCTCAGCGTGAAGCGGACGTTCTGGACGGCGGTCGCGCCGTTGTCGACCGCGAGGTCCACGGCGCTGCCGGCGGCGTCGGGCGACGTCTCGAACGCGAGCGCGTGGTACGCGCGGTAGCCGACTAACTCGCGAGTGTCTCGAGAGTGGTCGTACTCCGGCGACAGTCGGAAGTCGACCGTGCGCACCTCGTAGCCGGCGTCGGTCAGCGCCTCGCGGAGCCGCTCGACGTCGGCGGCGACCTGCGAGCGGGCCGCGCTGGCGTTGTCTGCCGTCGCCTCGACGGCGACGGTGATCTCGGCGAGATCGGGCGAGGCGCTTACGGTCGCCGTGCCGTCGGCGGTGACGGTGTTCACGTCGGAGGCGTTCGCGCCCGTCGCGCCGGCCGCGTTCGCCGCGGTCGATCCGGTCGTCCCGGCACAGCCCGCGAACACGAGCATGGCCGCGACGAGCAGTGCTGGGAGGGTTTTCGTTCGGTTCACGTACGAAGAGACGCGTGCGTGGACCGTCAAGCTATCTTACACACAAACGCCCGTTTGTGTCACGCTGTCGCCGCACCGGTGCGCGACTCCTCGACGGGAACGTACCGCACCGACACGTCGACGGCCGCGGGCTCGCCGATCCCGAACGGCGGGTCGGCGTCGTCCGCGAGGCGTGTCGCGAGCGCGTCGCCGATCCGCGGCGTCGTCGTCTCGGGGGGATACCCGACCGTCACCGTCACCGCAGTCGGTTGCCGGAATGGGAACCCACCGTAGGTCACTTCGACGTCGAGTACCCGCGCGTCGCTGTCGAGCAGGGCGTTCGCCTCCTCTTGGGCGGCCGTCTCGAACTGCGCGCTCTGGTAGGAGGCGACCGTCACGCCCGTGAGCACGGCCGTCGACAGCAGAATTGCGACGCCGAGCACACCGATCCGACGGATTGTCGTCGTCCGCGTCTCGTCGAGCCGCCAGAACGACTCCGGGCGGTACCCCTTGTACCACAGCGTCGCGATCGCGGCGAAGTTGATCGCGGCGAAGTTGACGACGACCAACAGCGCCGCCCCGGCGACGGTCCCGGGGCGACCCCATGCGATGCCGATGCCGACGACGGCCGTCGGCGGCACCAGCGCCGCCGCGATCATGACGCCCACGAGCGCCGAGGAGACGCCCGACGCGAGCGACAGCGCGCCCGCGACGCCCGACCCTAACGCGATCGGCAGCGAGAGCACGTCCGGCGCGAGCCGCTCGCGCACCTCCGCGATCGAGAACACCTCCTCGACGCCGAACGGGACGACTCGGCCGTATCTGAGCAGCGCCGCGAACGCGGCTGCGCTCGTCACAGCGAGAACCCCGCCGAGCACCTGTAGCTTCACACCGCGCGCGAACAGGTCCTCGTCGTCGAGCACGGTGCCGACGCTGGCGGCCATTGCGGGCCCGATCAGCGGCGCGATCACCATCGACCCGACGACGACCGCCGCCGAGTCGAGCAGCAGCCCGGCGGTGGCGACGACGGCGCTGATCACGGTCATCGTCACGAACGCGCCGAACCGGGGGGACATCTCCGTCGCCCGCGCGTCCAGTTCCTCGCGAGCGATCCGGTCGCCGTTCCCGTCCTCGTCGTTCTCGGCGTACCGCTCCTCCAGTTCTTCGAAGCGCTTCGAGACGACCGTCTCGGCGTCCATGACGACCGTGTACGCGTCGCGCTCGAGGCCGGCGTCGCGCAGTTCCTCGAGCACCGGCTCGACGGCCTCTGTCGGGAGCGGGAACGAGACGATCGCCGTGTACTCCCGACCGCTCGTCTCGTCGGAGAGGACGTAGTCAATCTCCTCCTCGTCGAGCACGGAGAGAACCGTCTCGCGCTTGCCCGCCGGCACCATCACCTGAACGAGTCGCACGGAGGCACCTCACGGAGCGGACAGTTATACCCGACGGGCCGGCGATCCGGCGGGGTGATAGAGCGGCGAGTCCATCCGTTGTCCTCTGTCGTCTCGCCGTCCGTCGCTCATTTCGGTCGCAGACGCCGCAACACGGGAATCGACTCCAGTTTCTCGTCTGCCAGCACGTCCCAGTGGACGCCGTCCGGGCGCGCCGGCGCGCCCCCGCCACGTGTCTCCGCG contains:
- a CDS encoding SIMPL domain-containing protein, producing the protein MNRTKTLPALLVAAMLVFAGCAGTTGSTAANAAGATGANASDVNTVTADGTATVSASPDLAEITVAVEATADNASAARSQVAADVERLREALTDAGYEVRTVDFRLSPEYDHSRDTRELVGYRAYHALAFETSPDAAGSAVDLAVDNGATAVQNVRFTLSDERRAELREEALAAAVGDARGTAETAAGAADRSVGTELSMRVGSAGVSPYDSRVVYETAADAGASTSFEPGPVTVSASVTVTYELE
- a CDS encoding SHOCT domain-containing protein, whose translation is MSDSDDRVVTGLMLGTFLAFGVDTILIVAALWYVGAVPASTATGVSIAILSVFLLWIAVRWDRLRRTRGTGATVNAGPKPDAEDEPIERLKRRYADGEISDEEFERRIDRLLDADSRIEAGALREDDPRERERETE
- a CDS encoding TIGR00341 family protein; amino-acid sequence: MRLVQVMVPAGKRETVLSVLDEEEIDYVLSDETSGREYTAIVSFPLPTEAVEPVLEELRDAGLERDAYTVVMDAETVVSKRFEELEERYAENDEDGNGDRIAREELDARATEMSPRFGAFVTMTVISAVVATAGLLLDSAAVVVGSMVIAPLIGPAMAASVGTVLDDEDLFARGVKLQVLGGVLAVTSAAAFAALLRYGRVVPFGVEEVFSIAEVRERLAPDVLSLPIALGSGVAGALSLASGVSSALVGVMIAAALVPPTAVVGIGIAWGRPGTVAGAALLVVVNFAAINFAAIATLWYKGYRPESFWRLDETRTTTIRRIGVLGVAILLSTAVLTGVTVASYQSAQFETAAQEEANALLDSDARVLDVEVTYGGFPFRQPTAVTVTVGYPPETTTPRIGDALATRLADDADPPFGIGEPAAVDVSVRYVPVEESRTGAATA